The window AAAAATTAAAGAATACTGTGATGCAGAGATTTGACAGGACAACTCACAACTGACGAGATCTTCCGATGGATATATTTTTATCCTGGTGAGAACCACCAAAAGCAAAAAAGCCCCTGAAGACAGGGGCCATTGTAGATGCTGGTAGCGACGCAGGGATGCGCCCTGTATTCTGCGTCTGCCGGGCTTTTCGGCGTTTATCTCTTGCCGATGTGAGAGAATGTGTACCAAAGAAATGGACCCCGAGTCAAGGCAAAATAGAGACTCAAAATGGTGCTCCTACACGCCTACTTTTTCATTTGCAAGCATAAAGACCAGAAACTATTCACGTAGGAGCGGCATTGGGTTGCTGTTAAAAATGACGCAAAAATCTGAAGTGGTTATCGTTATTTCGTATCCGTTAGTTTCCCCCCCCGGTGCCTCCGGTTCTGATCATGTGTCCTGACTGATGCCCGGCATATGGTTGTGCGGCTGCAACACATCCCTGTAACTGAATACTCTGCCCTGCCCTGGTTGATTCTCAATGGTCTGATGCCACCCGGCAACAAGAACTGGTCGGTCCTGATTCTTGCCCAGAGAATCTACAGGGCAGTAAACAGAGAGAGTGACAGTTAGGGTATACCCATATTAGACATCAAAATAGTGTCGATATAGGGTTTAAATAGGTAGTTATTGACACCATTCTAATAATATTTTAAAAGCTCAACTTACACTTTGATATGTGACACCACCTGACTGGAACTGGAAAGGATACCCAATGAAAATTTACGGCTACTGCAGAGTCTCAACACTGGATCAGAACCCCTCCATGCAACAGGATGCCATTCTTAAACGATACCCCGATGCCAAGATACTCAGCGAGGCAAAGAGTGGCACCACTACCAAAGGCCGGGAGAAACTGGACACCATCCTGGACATCATCGACCATGGGGAGAAGCTGGTGGTGTGGAAGCTGGATAGGCTTGCCAGGAACATGATGGATCTGCTCAAGATCGTAGAGGCCCTGAAAGACAAGGGAGCATCCTTGGAGATCCTGGACCAGGCTATAGACACCAGCACGGCATCCGGTACAGCCTTCCTGCAAATGCTTGGCGTGTTTGCAGAATTTGAAACAAATCTTCGCAAGGAAAGGCAGATGGCAGGTATCCATAAGGCAAAGGACAGGGGCGTGTATACGGGCCGTAAGCCGTCCTTGACCATAGACCAATGCCGTGAGATCCACCAGAAAAAAAGCCAGGGTATGAATCCCACACAGCTTGCCCGTGAGTATGCAGTGAGCCGGGCCACCATTTATAATGTCCTGAAAAAATCGGTGGCAGCATAGTCAAGTAGATCCAAGGGATTTTTGTAGCAGTCAGTCGGACATACAGAAGCATAAAACGATTTCACACACACCATAAAAATGGCAAGACAACTTTCAACTGGTTATCGCCTGGAACATTTATAGAGGAAAGAAGCATTAGTGACTGAATGAATAGCGCTCCTGCCTGCTTACCGGTGATGGATACCCCAGAAACCAGGAAAGTATCAAGGAGCGTTGCCGTTTGGCAGTATTAGCCCTGGAATGCTATAACGCTGCTGAAATATGAATTTTCAACCTGCTGTAATTCCACACCAATATGGTCGGACATATAAGAGGATAAAACAGCTTGATATTCCCGGCACCAATCAATACTACCCTCTATGAAGGAAAGGCGGTCCAGATTCACAATGTATAATCGCCTTGTCATGTCTCCTTCACGTGGTGGTGGAGGTCGGCTGTAGGTTCCTGCTCGGGGCCTACAGTCACTCCTTCTCCCATACCCTTTTCCACACCTTATCATCACCCTGAATTTAAATCTGTCTGTGTCTTTTTGCTTATACTCTTTTTCCAGTCCTTATCAGGGATCGGACGGCATCGGGCAGAACACCCAACAATATCCCCAACAACACAATGGAGGAAGCATTATGCTCGTCCGAAACAAACAGGCAAAGACCATCAGGCCCCTGAGCGGTATCTACCAGTGCAACACCCGCATTGACCATGAAACCCACGAACGCCTGAAGTACCTGAAGGCCTATTACGACAAGGCCACGGGCTTATCCACAAATACCGGTGTAATCGTTCGCCGGGCCATCCAACTCCTCGCAGACCACATAGACAGGCAGGTCATGGGGGAGCGGTCCGGGACCCTCACTAACCGGCAGGAACTCACCATATTAGACCGGTGCGCCAAAGGAGGGCAAATGGAAGGCCACCGCCGGACCCAATATCAAGACCCTGGAAAGCAGGACGTGTTCCCCACATTCCGGGAACTGCAGAGGGCCGGAAAGAAACCCTACGATGCCTCGGAATACCGGGGGAAATCCATCAACAAGTAGCAAGGAGAAGAACCTCCAACCATGACTGACCACAAAGAATTTATTTGGCATCTGCTGAACACCGTGGGTGCATTCATATGGGCAGCATTTTTATCGACCCTATGACAAATGACAGGCCGTACTGACCGGCACACCCCACCAACATTTAGATAAACCCCAAATCTGAAGGGCCTGGAGAACAACTCTTCGAGCCTTTCGTCATTTTAGAGAGAACGTGAAAGGTGTCCTGCATGGACAGCAACAACATTATCAAAGTAATCGACGCCCCTTGCGGCAAAGGCAAAACATCCTGGGCCATCCAGCACATGAATGAACACGAAGGCCGGTACATTTTCATTACCCCGTTTCTGGATGAGGTGAATCGCACAAAGCAAAGCTGCCAGGGATTCAAGGAGCCATCGGACAAGAAAAGTTCAAAGATGGCGCACTTGAAGGACCTGCTGGACCGGCAGGAAAACATCGTATCCACCCACAGCCTGTTTTCAATGGCGGACGATGAAGTCTTGGACCTGCTTCGGTTGGGAGAATATACCCTGATCTTGGATGAAGTCATGGACGTGGTACACCGGGAAAAAATCTCGGGACATGATATCCGACTGCTGATTGAAAGCGGCTGGATCAGGATCGACGAGGCCACCGCCCAGGTTATTGCCATGGACAGATTTGAGCCGTACAAAGGAAAATTCGATGAGATCATAGAAAAAGCAAGGGCCGGTCGCCTGATATACTTCAACAACACTTTCCTGGTCTGGGAGTTTTCCCCGGAGTTCTTCACGGCCATGCAGGAAACTTACGTCATGACTTACCTGTTCCGAGGGCAGGTACAGCGGTGCTATTTTGATTTCCACAAGCTGCCATATGCCATGCTCACGGTGACCGGGGAATATGGAGATTATCGGCTGGTCCCTTACGACCCCGACACCGCAGACCTG is drawn from uncultured Desulfobacter sp. and contains these coding sequences:
- a CDS encoding recombinase family protein, encoding MKIYGYCRVSTLDQNPSMQQDAILKRYPDAKILSEAKSGTTTKGREKLDTILDIIDHGEKLVVWKLDRLARNMMDLLKIVEALKDKGASLEILDQAIDTSTASGTAFLQMLGVFAEFETNLRKERQMAGIHKAKDRGVYTGRKPSLTIDQCREIHQKKSQGMNPTQLAREYAVSRATIYNVLKKSVAA